From a single Collibacillus ludicampi genomic region:
- a CDS encoding sodium:solute symporter family protein — MTGSMIILGIALLYVLLTTLLGLYTKKFSKSSDKYMTGGKAFGPFIIGVLMMSEFIGTGSTLGTAQTAFGKGISASWNLITLTLAFVLFAYTLAKKFHKRGEYTISGAISKSYGNGARVVTSLIMIYALAVVNISMYAGGAATLSAILQIPHATAAIIVGLVTVVYVTSGGMYAVAYTNLIHAFFKYLGLILALTFGMAAAGGLSGMSSHLKPEMFDWMGIGWSLIIAWTIANIGSVFSTQYIIQAICSTGDDRKAKKSSIYAGLLVIPVGIMAALIGMVAADLFPKIPSAQAFPMMTTLMHPVFGGFVIAGLIAAVFGTVAAGTIGSAALLLKDFYIPFFNRSATDYQTLRFSRIATVVMGLLPIPFAIFAPKILSTIFFARALRTTLAVIVILMFYFPKFSSGRGAVWGMILAVVLTTAWYLYNNPFGIDNIYIASLTPLIVMTIDHLFKQSTPQMVLVEKTEEVR, encoded by the coding sequence ATGACAGGGAGTATGATTATTTTAGGGATCGCTTTGCTCTATGTGTTACTTACAACTTTGTTAGGACTCTATACAAAAAAATTCTCGAAGAGCTCCGATAAATACATGACGGGAGGAAAGGCATTCGGTCCCTTCATCATTGGTGTTTTAATGATGTCGGAATTTATCGGAACGGGTTCTACCCTTGGGACAGCTCAAACCGCCTTTGGCAAAGGCATATCTGCATCCTGGAACTTGATCACCCTAACACTTGCGTTCGTGCTGTTCGCATACACTCTGGCGAAAAAGTTCCATAAGCGTGGAGAGTACACGATTTCTGGTGCGATTTCTAAATCATATGGTAATGGTGCACGAGTTGTAACGTCACTGATCATGATCTATGCGTTGGCTGTGGTTAATATTTCAATGTACGCAGGTGGAGCGGCTACACTATCGGCTATTCTTCAAATTCCGCATGCCACTGCCGCTATAATTGTGGGACTGGTGACCGTCGTGTATGTCACTTCCGGAGGAATGTATGCGGTTGCGTATACCAACTTAATTCATGCTTTTTTCAAGTATTTAGGGTTGATTCTTGCCTTAACGTTTGGTATGGCAGCAGCGGGCGGACTTTCCGGTATGTCTTCGCATCTAAAGCCTGAAATGTTTGATTGGATGGGAATTGGCTGGTCTCTGATCATTGCCTGGACAATTGCCAATATAGGTTCGGTTTTCTCAACGCAGTACATCATTCAGGCCATATGTTCGACAGGAGATGACAGAAAAGCCAAAAAATCAAGCATTTACGCCGGATTACTGGTGATTCCTGTGGGCATCATGGCGGCTCTGATCGGTATGGTTGCCGCAGACCTCTTTCCCAAAATTCCGTCTGCACAGGCTTTCCCCATGATGACAACACTCATGCACCCGGTTTTTGGGGGATTCGTTATAGCCGGTTTGATTGCAGCAGTTTTTGGAACGGTTGCCGCCGGAACAATCGGTTCCGCGGCGCTTCTGTTAAAGGATTTCTATATTCCTTTTTTTAATAGAAGCGCGACCGACTACCAGACTTTACGATTTTCCAGGATTGCTACTGTGGTCATGGGGTTGCTTCCGATTCCGTTTGCGATATTTGCACCGAAAATTTTAAGCACAATCTTTTTTGCCCGGGCATTGCGAACCACACTCGCCGTGATTGTGATTCTGATGTTTTATTTTCCGAAGTTCAGCAGTGGGCGCGGAGCCGTGTGGGGAATGATTCTTGCCGTTGTTTTGACCACAGCATGGTACCTGTACAACAATCCGTTCGGGATCGACAATATCTATATTGCGTCGCTCACTCCTTTAATCGTGATGACAATCGACCATCTATTCAAACAATCAACCCCGCAAATGGTGCTAGTAGAAAAAACGGAAGAAGTGCGTTAA
- a CDS encoding R2-like ligand-binding oxidase, with protein sequence MTQNWHQNMNENVTEELIPSLDKSTDEVAWDLYRKAIRFGTWDPAAIDLTQDKVDFESLDEDLKGYLIHFCTGFLDAEENVALKFCPWIMLGSSTEQQAFLSTQLLDEFKHTEFFLRYFKEVLGRERIPGVKNIVQQKLDERVKKMLAALEQSEEEREAVLVEGLTHYQGIIEGVQAMSGYDVFEAVFGSKGLFPGLKEGFSRIKEDEGRHVGFGLRMLKLFARNPEHAKRIRALYDEYLPHILVRYDQPVIVDGREYPTPPEVKGRERLIKMFERRLKDIFGTPVSV encoded by the coding sequence ATGACTCAAAATTGGCATCAAAACATGAATGAAAATGTGACAGAGGAATTGATTCCTAGCCTTGACAAGTCGACCGATGAAGTCGCCTGGGATTTGTACCGGAAAGCGATCCGGTTTGGGACCTGGGATCCTGCAGCGATCGACCTCACTCAGGATAAGGTGGATTTTGAATCACTGGATGAAGATCTTAAAGGATATTTGATTCATTTTTGTACAGGTTTTCTCGATGCGGAAGAAAATGTCGCTTTAAAGTTCTGCCCCTGGATCATGCTGGGTTCGTCAACCGAACAACAAGCGTTTCTAAGCACCCAATTGCTCGATGAGTTTAAGCATACGGAGTTCTTTCTGCGCTATTTCAAGGAAGTATTGGGGCGGGAGCGTATCCCGGGCGTGAAAAACATTGTACAGCAAAAGCTCGATGAGCGTGTCAAGAAGATGCTCGCGGCTCTTGAACAAAGTGAAGAGGAACGTGAAGCGGTTTTGGTGGAAGGTTTGACCCATTATCAGGGCATCATTGAGGGCGTTCAGGCCATGTCAGGATATGACGTGTTTGAAGCTGTATTTGGAAGCAAAGGGTTGTTTCCCGGACTGAAAGAAGGGTTTTCACGTATAAAGGAAGATGAAGGAAGGCATGTTGGTTTCGGTCTTCGCATGCTGAAGCTGTTTGCCCGGAATCCGGAGCATGCAAAACGGATTCGGGCGTTGTACGATGAGTATCTTCCGCACATCCTGGTTCGTTATGACCAGCCGGTCATCGTCGACGGCCGGGAATACCCGACTCCTCCCGAAGTGAAGGGACGCGAGCGGTTGATCAAAATGTTCGAACGCAGGCTCAAGGACATATTCGGCACCCCGGTGTCTGTCTGA
- a CDS encoding iron-containing alcohol dehydrogenase: protein MSVGQAMKAIDFEFSFHLPTRIEFGYGKASRIGEMLLQLGGKRVFVVSDKGVESAGLLAGLTESLLASGIQFDMYTDVEPDPSLETIDRGAEVFKREMYDCIVAVGGGSPIDTAKGIRVVAFNGGSIGDYAGVNRIPVAPAVPLIAIPTTSGTGSEVTIFGVYSDWHNNVKVTVTSPYMAPTIALVDPELTMSLPQKMTAASGIDAFAHGIETFFSVRSRPASDALAMEAIATMNANLRLAVRDGSDVAARIGMSHGSLLAGMAFNNGFLGLAHAIGSALSGHCHVPHGIAIGLLLPQVVEFNTPARPDKAAKIAKLLGVQGDQLEELAAQAAPAVLQLVKDIGLPTRLRDVGVSEEKLSDIAKDSFKSGMMKFNPRTPTESEVLELLKRLL, encoded by the coding sequence ATGAGTGTGGGTCAAGCGATGAAGGCCATTGATTTCGAATTTTCATTTCACCTCCCCACGCGGATCGAATTTGGATATGGCAAGGCCTCCCGGATTGGAGAAATGCTTTTGCAATTGGGAGGAAAAAGAGTGTTTGTAGTGAGTGACAAAGGAGTGGAATCGGCGGGATTGCTTGCCGGATTGACGGAATCATTACTGGCGTCGGGGATTCAATTCGATATGTATACGGATGTGGAGCCCGATCCAAGTCTGGAGACGATCGATCGTGGGGCTGAGGTTTTTAAAAGAGAGATGTATGATTGCATAGTTGCGGTCGGCGGCGGAAGTCCGATTGACACGGCGAAAGGCATTCGTGTCGTTGCGTTTAACGGGGGAAGCATCGGCGATTATGCCGGTGTGAATCGGATCCCCGTCGCCCCTGCGGTTCCTCTGATTGCCATTCCGACCACTTCCGGAACAGGAAGTGAAGTGACAATCTTTGGTGTTTACTCGGATTGGCACAACAACGTGAAAGTAACGGTGACCAGCCCATATATGGCGCCAACAATTGCCTTGGTCGACCCGGAATTGACAATGAGCCTTCCTCAAAAAATGACGGCCGCTTCCGGAATTGATGCTTTCGCGCATGGGATCGAAACATTTTTTTCGGTGCGATCCCGTCCGGCATCTGACGCCTTGGCCATGGAAGCGATTGCTACGATGAATGCGAACTTACGTCTTGCGGTTCGTGACGGTTCAGACGTCGCTGCGCGAATCGGGATGTCCCATGGCAGTTTGTTGGCAGGGATGGCTTTTAACAATGGATTCCTGGGGCTTGCCCATGCGATTGGAAGCGCTTTATCCGGACATTGTCATGTTCCGCACGGGATTGCCATCGGTCTGCTGCTTCCTCAAGTGGTCGAATTCAATACACCCGCACGTCCAGACAAAGCGGCAAAAATCGCCAAGTTGTTGGGAGTACAGGGGGATCAATTGGAAGAATTGGCCGCACAAGCTGCGCCGGCCGTTCTGCAACTGGTCAAGGATATCGGTCTTCCAACCCGGTTGCGTGACGTCGGCGTATCCGAAGAGAAACTCTCGGACATCGCTAAAGATTCGTTTAAAAGCGGCATGATGAAGTTTAATCCGCGTACGCCGACCGAATCGGAAGTACTGGAACTGCTGAAACGGTTGCTTTGA